A stretch of DNA from Candidatus Pseudomonas phytovorans:
CGCGCTCGATACGACCGGTAACAACAGTACCGCGACCGGAGATCGAGAACACGTCTTCGATTGGCATCAGGAACGGCTTGTCGATAGCACGCTCTGGCTCTGGGATGTAGCTGTCCAGAGTTTCGACCAGCTTACGAACGGCAGTGGTGCCCATTTCGTTGTCATCTTTGCCTTCCAGCGCCATACGAGCCGAACCGATGATGATCGGGGTGTCGTCGCCTGGGAAGTCGTAGGTGGACAGCAGGTCGCGAACTTCCATCTCGACCAGTTCCAGCAGCTCAGCGTCGTCTACCAGGTCAGCCTTGTTCAGGAAGACCACGATGTACGGAACGCCAACCTGACGGGACAGCAGGATGTGCTCACGGGTTTGTGGCATCGGACCATCGGCGGCCGAGCAAACCAGGATCGCGCCGTCCATCTGGGCAGCACCGGTGATCATGTTCTTCACGTAGTCAGCGTGACCTGGGCAGTCAACGTGAGCGTAGTGACGAATGGTCGAGTTGTATTCGACGTGAGCGGTGTTGATGGTGATACCGCGCGCTTTTTCTTCCGGAGCCGAGTCGATCTTGTCGAAGTCAACGATTGCGGAACCGAAAACTTCGGAGCAAACGCGAGTCAGAGCTGCGGTCAGAGTGGTCTTACCGTGGTCAACGTGGCCGATAGTGCCGACGTTAACGTGGGGAAGGGAACGATCAAACTTTTCCTTAGCCATCGATACAATCCTCCGCAGAAGAAATAGTCTTGCGCTGATAAAACAAAGGCAGATATTTTCATATCTGCCTTGTTTATATGGAGCTCTTGAGCGGACTTGAACCGCTGACCTCACCCTTACCAAGGGTGTGCTCTACCAACTGAGCTACAAGAGCGAAACACTTTGTGCAAAATCCAGCAAACTTGGAGCGGGTAGCGGGAATCGAACCCGCATCATCAGCTTGGAAGGCTGAGGTTCTACCACTAAACTATACCCGCGGAGCTTGCGGCTCTCGCTAAACTGGTGGAGGGAGAAGGATTCGAACCTTCGAAGCTCTCGCAACGGATTTACAGTCCGTCCCCTTTGGCCGCTCGGGAATCCCTCCAGATGTGGC
This window harbors:
- the tuf gene encoding elongation factor Tu, with translation MAKEKFDRSLPHVNVGTIGHVDHGKTTLTAALTRVCSEVFGSAIVDFDKIDSAPEEKARGITINTAHVEYNSTIRHYAHVDCPGHADYVKNMITGAAQMDGAILVCSAADGPMPQTREHILLSRQVGVPYIVVFLNKADLVDDAELLELVEMEVRDLLSTYDFPGDDTPIIIGSARMALEGKDDNEMGTTAVRKLVETLDSYIPEPERAIDKPFLMPIEDVFSISGRGTVVTGRIERGIVKVQEALEIVGLRDTQTTTCTGVEMFRKLLDEGRAGENCGVLLRGTKRDDVERGQVLVKPGSVKPHTKFTAEVYVLSKEEGGRHTPFFKGYRPQFYFRTTDVTGNCELPEGVEMVMPGDNIQMVVTLIKTIAMEDGLRFAIREGGRTVGAGVVAKIIE